The Nocardia sp. NBC_01503 sequence CCCGGCCTGCACCACCTCTCCTTTCAGGTCGACACCATCGACCAGGTCCGCGCGGTCGAATCGGTACTGCAGGAGCTCCGGGTGGCCTTCGCCCACGACGGCGTGGTCGCCCATGGAGAGGGCGCGGCCTCGGGCGGCATCTTCTTCGCGGACCCGGACGGGATCCGCCTCGAGGTGTACGCGCCCACCGGTGCCGAAAACGCCCCCGCCCCGAGCGGAGCCGCCCCCACCTGCGGATTCTTCTGACCCGGAATATTCGGGACCGCGGCGAAATTCGGTAGATCGGGTCGAGAGCACAGGCCCGCCGACAGGAGCACACCATGACCATCGCCTATCACCCCGGTGAACTGGCCGTTCAGGAACGGCTGGGCCAGGCCGATATCGCGCAGCGGGTAGGCCGCATGATCCGCCCTGAAATCCCCGCGCCCGCAGCGGAATTCCTGGCCGCACAGCCGATCGTCGTGGTGGCCGCCGCCGATGCCGCGGGCGCGCTCTGGGCGAGTCCACTGGTGGGTCCGCCCGGTTTCGCGCGGGCGACCGACGACCGTTCGATAGCCGTGGACGCGCTCCCGGTCCCCGGTGACCCGCTGGCCGAAGCACTGCGTGGTCCAGGGCATATCGGTCTCATCGCACTGCAACCGCAATCGCGTCGCCGGATGCGAGTCAACGGCCGTGCCGAGCCGACCGCGACGGGTATCCGCATCGCCGCCGATCAGGTGTACTCCAACTGCCCGAAGTACATCTCCCGCCGCGGTATCGAAGCCTGGTCGGAGGCTGCCGCGGTGTCGGTGCGCAAGGCCGAATCCCTCGATCCCGCTCAGCGACAAGCCATTTCGGCGGCGGATGCCTTCTTCGTCGCCTCCGCCGACCCGAACGGCAATGCCGACGCCTCCCATCGCGGCGGCAATCCCGGCTTCCTGCAGGTGCTTTCCCCGACCCACCTGCGCTGGCCGGACTATCGGGGCAACTCCATGTTCATGACCCTGGGCAATATCGCCGCCGACCCGCGCTGCGGAATACTCATCCCCGACTGGCGTACCGGTGCGACCCTGCAACTCACCGGCACCGCCGAAATCACCTGGGACGAGGCGGTCTTCACCACCGGCGCACAATGCGCCATCGACTTCACCATCACCGAGGTGGTGCACATCTCCGGCGCGACCCCACTGCGCTGGAGCGCCCCCGAACTCTCACCGGTCAACCCCTGAAAGGCTTCTCATGCGACCCCCACTACCCCCCTTCGATCTGGAAACGGCCAAGCTCAAGGTCCGCGCCGCCGAAAATGCCTGGAACACCCGCGATCCCGAGAAGGTGGCGCAGGCCTACACCGAGGATTCGGTCTGGCGCAACCGCGACGAATTCCTGACCGGCCGCGCCGCGATCGTCGACTTCCTGAAGCGCAAATGGTCCACCGAGAACGGCTACGCCCTCCGCAAACAACTCTGGAGCTTCCACGACAACTACATCGCGGTCCGCTTCCAATACGAATGGCACGACGAGTCCGGACAGTGGTGGCGCAGCTACGGCAATGAACTCTGGGAATTCAGCCCCGAGGGCCTGATGTCCCGCCGCGAAGCCAGCATCAACGACACCCGCATCGAAGAATCCCAGCGCCGCATCTTCGGAACCCGCGGCCCGGAAGACGACGACTGGGACCTGCCCCTCGAATGAGCCGCAGGCACCTGGAGTTCGGGCCGTCGCAGCCCCGCGCGACACGACCGGAAGCTCGCGGGCCCGGTCGCCAGCGCCCCTTGCCCGGTGGCGGGGCACATCTGAAAAACTCTGATCGGGCCGCGGATTCCGCCCCAGCGCATCGAAAGCCGCTGTCCCGCTCGGCCATCGCGGCGGGCAGTGCCGCGATGGCCAGTGGGGCGGGTGAGTGCCGAAGCGGAATTGCCTCGGCCTCACCAATACTCGGCGATCTCGCCCCCGCGAGGCAGCCTGCCCGCACCACTCTTCGCGGTGGTGCCAGCACCACCTGCCCCGACCGCAGCGCCCCGATCCACCGTTCCGGCTGACACCTGTGCCGATAGCGCGGGTGCGGCCGGAGCGGACGTGTTCAGCTCAATCGACCAGCGCGGGTTGCGCGGATATCGGCGCGACTTGTGCCCGTGCCCGGTGGAACAGGGCGAAGGACACCGCGCCGAAGATCAGACCGACCACGCAGGCGACCGTGAAAGCGGTGTCGATTCCATCCACGAAGTGCGTCAGTGGAATTGGTCGACCATCGCCGGCGGTCCCGCGGAATACCGTGCCCAGGATGGCGATTCCGAGCGCGAGTCCCAGTTGGCGTGCGGTATTCACCGCTCCGGCCGCGGTCCCGCTTTGCTGTACCGGGACTGCGGCCATGGCCGTCGACACCAGCGCGGGGGCATTGACGCCCGCGCCCGCTCCGATCACCACGAGACCGGGAATCAGTGCGGTCCAGGAGGATCCGGTGTCGACCATGGTGAGCAGGCCCGCGCCGACGGCGATCACGATCAGACCCGCGCCGATCGTCCACTTCGCGGCCGCGTCGTGCAGGAACCGCCCGGTCGCACCGGCTACCAGGAAGGCGGTCGCTGCCATGGGAAGCAATGCCAGCCCGGTACTCAGCGGGCTCATGTGCAGCTGCTGCCGCAGCCACAGGGAAATGAGCGGCGAAGCGGCGAAGGCCGAGAAAGTCTGCCCGGAGGCGCCGAGCAGTGTCGCGGCGAAGGTGCGGTTGCGCAGCAGACTCAGTGGGAACATCGGTGCGGGACCGCGGGATTCGATGACCGCGAAGAGCGCGGCGGCGGCCAGACCGAGGCATAGGGCAGCCAGCGCCCCGCCGTCATCCCAGCCGTGTTCGCCGCCGCGAATGATGCCGAAGGTGACACCGGTCGCGGCGACGGTGAATGCCAGCATGCCGGGTAGATCCACGCGGTGACCCGAACGCCGTTGCGAGGCAGGGAAAACGCTTATCGAGAGAGCGATGGTGAGCGCGGCGATCGGCAGGTTGACCAGGAAGATCCAGCGCCACGACAGCAGATCGGTGAGCACGCCGCCCAGCACCACTCCGAGCGCGGCTGCCGCGCCGCCGACCGCGCCCCACGCGCCGAAGGCTATTCCGCGATCACGGCCGGTGTAGGTGGCGTGCAGTAGCGAGAGTGTGGTCGCGAACATGGCCGCGCCGCCGATGCCTTGGAACACCCGCGCCACAATGAGAATCGAAGTGTCCGCGGCCGATCCGCACACCAGGGAGGAGATCGCGAAGAGGGTGAGACCGGCAAGGTACACGGGCTTCGCACCCAGCCGGTCGGCGAGTGAGCCGAGTACGAGCAGCAGCGCGGCCAGGGCGAGCGCATAGCCGTCCACGATCCACTGCAGGCCGGACAATCCGGCACCGAGGTCTGCGGCCATATCGGGCAGCGCGACATTGACGATGGTGACGTCTATGAGGAGCATCAGCGTGCCTAGGCACGCGGCGAACAAGGGGAGCCATTTCCGCACGGGGAGCCTCCGAGGAGAGTGAACGATTTCGACGTTCAGCGTGCGACCTGCGTCGCTTTCCGCACACTCGCAGCGAGGTTTTCGTTAGATTCCCCCTATGGCTCTCGAATTGCCTGGAGAATCCGCCATTCTCGATGACCTCGACAAGCGAATCGTGCACGGGCTGGTCGTGGATGCCCGCATCCCGTTCGCGAAACTCGCTGCCATTCTTGATGTTTCGGAGCAGACGGTGGCGCGGCGCTATCGTGCGATGCGGCAGCGCGGCATACTGCACATCTCCGGGCAGATCAATGTGGTCCCGCTCGGGCACGCGCGGTGGATTCTGCGCATTCGCTCGACTCCCAGCGGGGCGTTCCGGCTCGCGGAGGCGCTCGCGCGACTGCCCGAACTCAGCTGGGTCGCACTGCTCTCCACC is a genomic window containing:
- a CDS encoding VOC family protein; its protein translation is MTAPALATGHIGLNVTDLDRSIDFYRRALGFEQLGAGGEGDHRFAFLGAEGKLQVTLWQQSDGEFSAKTPGLHHLSFQVDTIDQVRAVESVLQELRVAFAHDGVVAHGEGAASGGIFFADPDGIRLEVYAPTGAENAPAPSGAAPTCGFF
- a CDS encoding pyridoxamine 5'-phosphate oxidase family protein; this encodes MAYHPGELAVQERLGQADIAQRVGRMIRPEIPAPAAEFLAAQPIVVVAAADAAGALWASPLVGPPGFARATDDRSIAVDALPVPGDPLAEALRGPGHIGLIALQPQSRRRMRVNGRAEPTATGIRIAADQVYSNCPKYISRRGIEAWSEAAAVSVRKAESLDPAQRQAISAADAFFVASADPNGNADASHRGGNPGFLQVLSPTHLRWPDYRGNSMFMTLGNIAADPRCGILIPDWRTGATLQLTGTAEITWDEAVFTTGAQCAIDFTITEVVHISGATPLRWSAPELSPVNP
- a CDS encoding nuclear transport factor 2 family protein — translated: MRPPLPPFDLETAKLKVRAAENAWNTRDPEKVAQAYTEDSVWRNRDEFLTGRAAIVDFLKRKWSTENGYALRKQLWSFHDNYIAVRFQYEWHDESGQWWRSYGNELWEFSPEGLMSRREASINDTRIEESQRRIFGTRGPEDDDWDLPLE
- a CDS encoding MFS transporter, with translation MRKWLPLFAACLGTLMLLIDVTIVNVALPDMAADLGAGLSGLQWIVDGYALALAALLLVLGSLADRLGAKPVYLAGLTLFAISSLVCGSAADTSILIVARVFQGIGGAAMFATTLSLLHATYTGRDRGIAFGAWGAVGGAAAALGVVLGGVLTDLLSWRWIFLVNLPIAALTIALSISVFPASQRRSGHRVDLPGMLAFTVAATGVTFGIIRGGEHGWDDGGALAALCLGLAAAALFAVIESRGPAPMFPLSLLRNRTFAATLLGASGQTFSAFAASPLISLWLRQQLHMSPLSTGLALLPMAATAFLVAGATGRFLHDAAAKWTIGAGLIVIAVGAGLLTMVDTGSSWTALIPGLVVIGAGAGVNAPALVSTAMAAVPVQQSGTAAGAVNTARQLGLALGIAILGTVFRGTAGDGRPIPLTHFVDGIDTAFTVACVVGLIFGAVSFALFHRARAQVAPISAQPALVD